CGCTACAAAAATACCGATGATCAGTACAAAAACGGGTATTATAGATGAAGTGTATATGGGAACACCTTTGGAGCCTCTGCTGATTGAACAGGATATGTCCCATGAGGTCATTTTAAAACGGGCAGCGCAGAAGGTCACTCTGCTTAGAGAGTCGTATCCTTTCTATAAAAAAGCCAGTGAAGAATTGTACGAAACAGCGAAAGAGACTTTTTCCCTGAAAGCATGGCGTGAAAAAATGACTCGTATATTGGGTTTGTAATTCCCTGAGATCAAAAAATAAAAAAGAAGGAAATGAACAGTGCCTAATCCAAAGTTTGAAGAAAATAAAGAATTTATCCACCTTAACCTTGTGAAAAAGCTGTCTAAAGATAAAAAAAACAAGGGGCAGCATCACGGTCTATATATGAATAAGGACGATACTCCGGAAGAGGCGGAGAAGAATGTAGTCGATTATTTTTTCAGATATTTGTATAAAGCACCTGCAAAAGTCCTGGTGGTCGGTACAGGGCTGGACCTTCTGCCCAAAAGACTTATGGAGAAAGGGTTCGAGTATACAGGGATTTCCAAAGATAAAACAGTAATCAAAAAGTCAAAGAAACGTTTCCCGGATGCAGAGTTTCTGCATACGGACCTCAAAGAGCTTGAAACAGAGACGAAGTATGACATCATTATTTTCAGAGAGAGTGCCGATCAGGGTTCTTTCTCTTCTCTTTTTGAGAAAGCGGGCAGCCTTTTAACAGAGGGGGGGGAGGATTCTGGTGATGGATACCTTTTCCGGGAACAAACAAAACCCGCGCAATATGAAAAAATTTGTAAATACGGCAAAAAAAGAGGGTTTTGCATTAAACCATGTAGAAGATCTTTCTTCCCTGATTTTACCAGATATAGAATACAAAAGATATCTTATTCGTACATACCGTGACAGGATCACAAAAAAACTGGGTATTACCTCTGAACAGATCGATGAAGTGACGGATCGACTCAAAGAAACCGAAAAAAGGTTCAGGAATAAAAAACTTTCGTATGTGTTCATGGAGTTGCAAAAGACTGAAACAAAAGAACGGAAAGCCAATGAAGAATCGGGCATGGTCGAATCACTGGCGGCAGAAATGGTCCCGGCCATAAAAGAGAAAGAAAAGGGAAGAAAAAAAAGAGCACTGATTTTCACATCTTTACCACTGACGCATGTTGGAGGGATTGAAAAAGTGAATTTGCAGATCATGAATATGCTCCAGGATGCCGGCTGGGAAGTAGATACGAGAAGCTATTATGACCTGGATGTCGAAAAACTGCAGAAAGGACTCAGTGAGGGGAATATCATGGTCTACTATGATCATTTTCTGCTGGCAGGTACCTATGACTGGCGTTCGTATGACCTTGTAGTGACGAATGATTCGGTGGGCGGTGTATGTCATACGACTGAACATACCAAGGTGATCACATTGGTACATGCAGTCTTTGCAGTAGGTTTTAATATGCTTGAACAAAACCTTGCCCAAGATTATAATTCCAAGGTCAGAGCCTATGCGGAAGCAGCCAGTTTTCGCAATAAAGACCAGGTGATCTCTGTTTCCAAAAAAGTACAGACAGAGCTGAAAGAACATTTTGATGCAGATAGTATCGTTATCAATAACGGATTCGATTTTGACCTTTTTTTGCCTTCTGGGAAAAAAGAACTGAATATCAGAAAAGAGCATGGTATTCCCGAGAATGCAATCGTGGGTCTTTATGCCGGCCGATGGTCTACTCAGGAGAAAAGACCGGATATTACACTGAAACTTGCGAAAAAGTTCCCTGATATCTATTGGGTATTTGCTACAGACAAACCTGTACGAGGTTCTGATGAAATGAAAAATGTAATCGTGCTCCATAATATTCCTTATGAAAAAATGCCGGCGTTATATGAAGAGGTAGATTTTACAATGCAGCTTTCTCTCTATGAAGGTTTTAGCAATTTCGCTATTGAGAGTATTGCAAGCAAAGTACCGATGATAAGTACAAGGACTGGCATTATTGATGAAGTTTATAGCGGTACGGATATGGAATCACTTCTGATAGAGCAGAGTATTTCACGAGATGTCATTTTAAAGCAGGCTGAAGAGAAGGTCCGTAAACTCTTTGAGGGACGTGAGTTCTATAAGAAAGCCAGTGAAACACTTTATACGAGCGCAAAGAAACGCTTTTCTCTTGAGCGCTGGAGAGAACAAATGAGAAAAGTCTTGAGTATTTAATATACCGATCTGATAAACCTGTGACAGGGGTGCACTTTGAATGTAAGGGGTCATTATTCATATGATGCTATAATGCACCCCCTATGGTATATTATTATATATCATATAAAATATTTTCAAAGGAATACACATGAAATTGAAACATATAGCTCTGCCTGTCATCGGGAGTATGGTAATTGCAGGAAGTACGCTCTATGCATCCGGTGGGCAACAGGGGAAATTGATGAATGCATTGCAAAAAGTGGAACTTCAGAAAAACCAGAAAGAGCAGATAGAAAAATTCAAAGAGGAACAAAGGAAAGAGCTGCAGCAGGGAAGAGCAGAAATACCAAAAGGCCGTATTTTTTCGAAAGAAGGATTCAATAAGGATCTTTATATCAAAAAAGGTGAGACTGCGGCAAAAGTACGTATAGAGGCAAATGCAAACTTTATAGACAAAACATTCCAGATACTCACCAAGAAACAAAAGGTTGAGTGGATCAAAGGGATGAGGAAATAAAGATAATATCGGTACCGGGAAGGGCCGTATCCCCGATACCGATCGATCTATTCACTACAGGCTGATGGCGTATCGGCGCACGCACCGTCTACCAATTCCACGATATTTGTGCTAGTGAATGGACTTGCCCCCATTTCTTTCGGTCCATTGGTAGTATATCCCCAACTTGTAACTCCCAGCACGGTATTGGATGTACTGTCACTTCCGACAAATGTACCTGACAGTGTTGCTATTTCTCCTAGATTTGCTATCCAGGGTCCCCCACTGCTACCACCGGTTTGACGTGAGCCTATAATGGTATTGGAAGCATTGATCCCCGATACATAACCTGTAGAATCGGTACGCTGCATCATACGACCTGAATCATGGGAAACAGGATATCCCAACTGTGTGAGTTGTACCACGGAGTTGTCACCAAATTTATTGAATGTGGTATATCCCCATCCGTCCCAACCATAACTAAGCCAACCGGTAAGATCACCTGCATACGTTGCTTCACCCTGGTATAAGACAGGTTTCAATGTAATGATCGCTACATCGTTCTCGCATACAACTCCGGGACCGGTCACCGCACAGTGATCCGTTCCATCCAGATATGACTCCTTGACCGTCACATGGCTTGCTTTCCATTTACCATAGGGAGCGATCCCTTTATAATAGGCAGGAATAAATTCGAAATCAGAAAATATCTCATTTTGACCGAACTCAGAGACACAGTGTGCTGCAGTAACAACAAGACCCGGTTTAATCAGTGAAGCTGAGCAGACATAAGTTGAAGAGCCTATTTTGAAAAAAAGTTTTCCTGCCGCTCTATAAGGATATCTGTATGAAATTTTATTACCGTAGACATCGACCCTTGTTGTACTGAACGGGTGTGATGTTGTTCCAAATTCCATAGGTGTTACATCCCGATCACTTTCTTCTGTCTCTGACTCGGGTACTTTTGAAATGAATGCCCTGATATTCTCAACAGGTCCTGCAGACCCTTTGCTGACACCAGGTTCCCCCTCTGAAAGGGTACTTGCTATCTCAAACTCAATCGTGGATTCATCTCCCGAGACCAGAGGCAGAGGCATAGCAATCGCATGTGCATAATCCAGGTTTATTGCTGTTTTGTTTTGAATCCTATGGACAACCACCCCGTTCTCCGCTCCTGCACTCGTTATTGCAATGGCTGTGCAGATACCGCCCGCAATAAGACCCTGTATATATCTGTTCATCTTCTTTCCTCCTTAATGTATTTATTGTTTTTTTAATGTAACATAAATTTTATTAAATAATGTGTAAATAATTTTTGGATTATGACCTTATAATATGATGTAGAGTATAATATAACTTAAGTTTTAGGGAAAGGGAATCAATAAATGACCAGAGAACGATTAACACATTTAAAACAGCTTGAAGCGGAGTCTATACATATCCTGAGGGAGGTTGCCGCCGAATTCACCAATCCGGTGATGATGTATTCGGTGGGAAAAGACTCCTCCGTTATGCTGCATTTGGCGATGAAAGCATTTGCGCCGAGCAAACTGCCGTTTCCGTTGCTGCATGTAGATACCAAATGGAAATTCAAGGAGATGATAGAGTTCCGTGACCAACGTGCCAAGGATCTCGGATTCGACCTGATCGTGCATTCGAACCCCGAGGGTGACAAGATGAATATCTCTCCCTTTGAACACGGCTCCAAGGTGCATACTGACATTATGAAAACGGAAGGCTTGAAGCAGGCGCTCAATGAAGGCGGCTATGATGCGATCATAGGAGGAGCACGTCGTGATGAAGAGAAATCGCGTGCAAAAGAGCGTATTTTCTCTTTCCGTGACAAACACCACAGATGGGACCCGAAAAACCAGCGACCCGAACTTTGGAACATTTACAATACGGCTATCCAAAAAGGTGAGAGTGTACGTGTATTCCCTATCTCAAACTGGACGGAACTGGATGTATGGCAGTACATTTATCTGGAAGGTATCCCTATTCCTTCTCTTTACTTTGCCAAAGAGCAGGATGTCGTAGAGTATGAGGGTACGAAGATTATGGTAGATGACGAACGTATGCCCGAAGAACTCAGAAAAAAAGCCAAAAAAGAGATGGTGCGTTTCAGAACACTGGGATGCTATCCTCTGACCGGTGCCATCAATTCGACAGCGACTACCTTGCCGGAGATCATCAAAGAAATGCTGCTCTCGACAAGCTCGGAAAGAGAAGGCCGACTGATAGACAAGGATCAGGAAGGTGCAATGGAATTGAAAAAAATAGAGGGGTATTTTTAGGATGTCACAAGAGAACAACAAAATAGCGATGGATATAGAGGGATACCTCAAAGAACATGAGAACAAGGACATGCTGCGTTTCCTGACCTGCGGGTCGGTAGATGACGGAAAGAGTACATTGATCGGGCGTATGCTTTATGATTCAAAGATGATCTTTGACGATCAGCTTTCAGCGGCGGAAGGTGAGAGCAAGAAGTATGGGACCACCGGCGAGAAGATCGATATGGCTCTGCTTGTAGACGGACTTCAGAGCGAACGGGAACAGGGGATTACGATCGATGTCGCCTACAGATTCTTTGCAACCGAGAACCGAAAGTTTATCATCGCGGACACTCCGGGCCATGAACAGTACACCAGAAATATGGTGACAGGTGCTTCTACCGCGGATGTGGCGATCATTCTTATCGATGCACGCAAGGGGATATTGACGCAGACAAGACGACACAGTTTCATCGTGAACCTGCTCGGTATAGAACATGTGATCGTTGCGATCAACAAGATGGACCTTGTGGATTTCAGCGAGGAGGTTTATAACGACATCTCCAAAGCCTATGGTGTACTGGCAGATGAACTGGGGATCAAAAATACCTATTATATCCCCGTTTCTGCGCTGGAAGGGGACAATGTAGTCGATAAAAGCGAGAAGATGCCATGGTATACCGGCATGCCGCTGCTTGGACTGCTGGACAGTATGGATATCTCCAAAGAACAGACGGCGGAGAATTTCAGACTTCCCGTACAGTACGTCAACCGTCCGAACCTTGATTTCAGAGGTTTCTGCGGGACCATAGCCGCAGGTGAAGTGAAAGTGGGTGATGAGATCACAGTGTTGCCTTCAGGAAAAACGACCAAAGTGAAGAGTATTATCAATGCGGGTGACATTACCGAAGACAATAGAACGGCGACAACCCAATTCGCCTATGCGCCTATGGCCGTGACCATTACGACCGAAGATGAGGTCGATATCTCGCGTGGTGATATGATCGTACATACGAAGAGTCTGCCGAGAGTATCGAACTCACTCAAGGTCATGCTGGTATGGATGGACGAGACACCTATGGAAGTCGGAAGATCTTACGATATCAAGCGGGCTACTTCAGTCGTATCGGGTGCCTTTGAACATATCAACTATAAGGTCGATGTCAATACCTATGAGAGAGAGCAGGTGCACAGTCTCGGCCTGAATGATATCGCTTCGTGCAAAATGGTCCTGACACAGCCGATCGCAGCGGATGCGTATGAAATGAACCGCCTGACGGGATCATTTATTGTCGTGGACAGGATCACCAACAATACTGTCGGTGCAGGAATGATCGTCGGTGTGAGCAGACGTGAAGAGGATGCCGCAAAGCTGTCGGAAAAAGAGTATACCGATGCAGAGAGAGCGTTGAACCAGTATATCAGAGAGAACTTCCCTGAATGGGAATGTAAAGTCGTCTAATGTACAGAGAGACCAACCAGCGTTCGATCGTCAAGGGGATCAGCTGGAGGGTTGTGGCCACGACCACGACCATCCTGATCGTCTATTTTTTCTTTGACCGGCTGGATCTTGCTATTGCTGCAGGATTGATCGAAACGGTCCTCAAAGTAGCTCTCTACTGGGGACATGAAAAAATATGGCAGAGAATCCACTGGGGAAAGAAGAAGATAGACCCTTTCAACCTCTGGTTCACAGGCTTGCCGCTCTCGGGAAAAACCACGATCGCGGATAAGGTCTATACTGAGCTGGAGAAACTGCATATCCCTATTGAACGTATCGATTCGAAAGATATCCGAGACCTGATCCCCGATATCGGCTATACGCGGGAGGACAGGAACAGACATATGCACCGTATCGGTTTTCTGATTCAGAGACTGCAGAAAAATTCCATTTCTACGGTAGCGACCTTTGTCTCTCCCTATACGGAATCACGCAAAGCGATACGGGAGATGGTCAAGAACAATATTGTGATCTATGTCAAAGCCGATATAGAAACCTGCAAATCCCGTGACTATAAGGGGGTCTATGACAGAGCGATGAAGGGTGAATTGAAAAACTTTTCCGGCATCAATGATGTCTATGAAGAACCACAGCATGCGGAGATCACGGTAGATACGAACAAGTTAAGTGCAGATGAAGCTGCAGAGATCATAGCAAAATACGTAAAGAAACATTATGTCAAATGAGAATATTGTATGGCATGACCATCATGTCACCAAAGAGGAACGTGCCGCCATTAAAACACAAAAACCCTGTATACTCTGGTTTACAGGGCTGAGCGGTTCCGGAAAATCCACCGTTGCGAATGCAGTTGAGAGCAGACTGCTTGCACTGAAAAAGCACACCTATCTGCTGGATGGGGACAATATCCGTATGGGGCTCAATAGAGGTTTGACCTTTTCAGATGAGGACAGGGTAGAGAATATACGCCGTATCGGTGAAGTTTCCAAGCTTTTTGTGGATGCGGGGACTATCGTTCTGACAGCGTTTATCTCTCCCTTTCAAAAAGAGAGAGATGCGGTACGTGCACTGGTGGAGAAAGATGAATTTATTGAAATTTTCATAGATACACCGATAGCAGTCTGTGAATCGCGAGATCCCAAAGGTTTGTACGAAAAAGCGCGTAAAGGAGAAATTCCGAACTTTACAGGTATTTCTTCTCCATATGAAGCCCCTGCAGAAGCTGAAATACATGTTAAAACAGAAGATCAGACTATCGCCGAATCGGCGGAGCAGGTTATCGGATATTTAAAAGAAAAAGGTTACATAAATGCTGGATAAAATCGATTTAAACGATATTCAAAAGATCGCGCAGGATGCAGGCAATACCATTATGGAGATATATAACAGAGATTTTTCCATCGAATATAAAGATGACAAGTCCCCGTTGACCGAGGCAGATACGGCTTCTCATGAAGTGATCATGGAGGGGTTGGAGAAGTACGGCATACCTGTGATGTCCGAAGAGGGAAAGACCATCACCTATGATGAGAGAAAAGGGTGGGAATACTACTGGTGTGTCGATCCCATAGACGGGACAAAAGAATTCATTAAGAAAAACGGTGAATTTACGGTCAATATTGCGTTGATCCATAAAGATACACCGGTTCTGGGGGTAGTTTATGCCCCGGCGCTGGGAGATATGTACAAAGCTAAAAAAGGAGAGGGTGCTTTTAAGAATGACCAAAAGCTTCCTCTGTGCAGCAATCCTGACCAGAAAGAAAAAATGAGTGTTGTTGCATCCAAATCCCATCTTTCCGAAGAGACACAGGCTTTTATCGATGCACTTGATACGCGAAATATTGAACAGGTATCCAAAGGAAGTTCTCTGAAACTTTGTATGGTGGCTGAGGGAGAAGCCGATATTTATCCTAGGCTTGCTCCTACGATGGAGTGGGATACGGCAGCAGCCGATGCAGTCGTAAGAGAAAGTGGAAAGATGACCTGTCAGTTTGAAAATGACAGACCTGTAGTCTACAATAAAGAGAATCTTTTGAATCCCTGGTTCGTGGTAAAATAATAGTATGAAAGGTATTATTTTAGCGGGGGGATCCGGGACAAGACTCTATCCGATTACTAAAGGTGTGAGCAAGCAGTTGGTCCCCATTTATGATAAACCGATGATTTACTATCCTCTTTCTGTACTCATGCTTGCAGGGATCAAAGAAGTGCTGATTATCTCTACACCGCAGGATCTCCCGAGATTTGAAGAATTACTGGGCGACGGAAGCAATATCGGTATGCAGTTCTCTTATATGGCACAGCCGTCTCCTGACGGGTTGGCACAGGCCTTTTTACTGGGAGAATCGTTCATTGGCGATGATAATGTCTGTCTTATTCTGGGGGACAATATATTTTACGGTCATGCATTGACGGAACTGTTGAAAAAAAGTATTGCAAATGCTGAAATAGAGGATAAAGCAACCGTGTACGGGTATTATGTCAGTGACCCTGAACGTTACGGTGTAGCGGAGTTTGATACAAGGGGTAATGTTGTCTCTTTGGAGGAGAAACCGAAATACCCCAAAAGCAATTATGCCGTGGTAGGACTGTATTTTTATCCGAATGATGTCGTGAAGAAAGCCAAGGAAGTGAATCCTTCAGATCGCGGTGAGCTCGAGATCACTACACTGAACCAAATGTATCTTGAGGAGGAAAGACTTCGGGTGAAACTCATGGGTAGAGGATACGCATGGCTCGATACGGGTACACACGAGTCTCTGCTTGAAGCAAGCCAGTTCATACAGACCATTGAGAAGAGACAATCTCTGAAGGTAGCCTGTATCGAAGAGATTGCGTATGAGATGGGGTATATTTCCAAAGAGCAGTTACTTACCCTGGCAGAGCCGTTGAAGAAGAGCAATTATGGTCAGTATCTTATTCAAAGAGCGCAATAGGAGAGGGAGTGGAAAATGAACTTTATACGTACAGAGATCGAAGATGTTGTGATAGTTGAACCTGCGATTCATGGTGATGAGCGAGGATATTTTGTAGAAACATTCAGGCAGGATAAACTTTCCGAATTTCTGGGATACACAATAGATTTTTGTCAGGACAATGAATCCAAAAGTTCTTATGGTGTTCTTAGAGGGTTGCATTATCAACTCCCACCTCATGCACAGACAAAGCTGGTACGTGTTATACAGGGACGTGTTCTGGATGTTGCTGTGGATATTCGTAAAGGAAGCCCGACTTTTGGACAACATGTTGCCGTTGAATTGAGCGGTGAGAACAAACGCCAGCTTCTGGTTCCCCGGGGATTTGCGCATGCATTCATCGTATTGGCCGATGATACGATATTTGCCTATAAAGTGGATGCCTACTACTCTCCGGAGTGTGACAGAGGCATTTCCTATGCCGACAAAGATTTGGGGATTGAATGGCCTATGCCTTTGGAAGAGATAAAGCTTTCAGAGAAAGATACCAGGCAACCGGAACTGTATGAGACAGATGATCTGTTTGAATACGGTGTGAACTACTATGCCTAATATACTTGTGACGGGGAGCAGAGGGCAGCTGGGGAGTGAACTTCGTGAACTTGTTAATAATAATGCAATATTTCACTTCACAGATAGAAGTGTATTGGATATAACAGATCAAGATGCAATAAAACATTTTTGCCTTGAAAAAGATATTGAAGTGATTATCAATTGTGCCGCCTATACGGCTGTAGACAAAGCGGAAGAAGATGAGGAGAATGCTGATAGGATCAATCACCTGGCTGTCAAGTATCTGGCACAGATCGCCAAAGAGCGGGAGATCAGATTTGTACATATCTCAACCGATTATGTTTTTGACGGTACGAACTTCATGCCCTATGTTGAAAGTAATAGGACAAACCCCACCAGTGTGTACGGAAGGACCAAGCTGGCAGGGGAAGAAGCAATACGGAAGATCAACCCGGACAATACGGTAATTATCAGAACATCATGGGTTTACAGCACCTACGGCAGCAATTTTGTCAAGACCATGTTGCGTCTGGGGAAAGAAAGAGATACATTGGGAGTAATATTCGATCAAGTGGGTACACCGACCTATGCACGGGACCTGGCACAGGCGATCCTGGATATTGTGCCACAGATAGAGAATAAAGAGGTTGAGATTTATCACTACTCGAACGAGGGGGTGCTCAGTTGGTACGATTTTGCCAAAGAGATCATGAAGATGGCGAAGCTGGAGTGCAAGATCAATCCGATAGAGACAAAGTCCTATCCAACGCCGGCCAAAAGGCCATACTACTCTTTGTTGAATAAAGCAAAGATAAAAGAGACTTTCAATCTGGAAATCCCATACTGGAAAGATGGATTGGATACCTGTCTCAGAACAATGGGTGAAAGAAAATGAAAAGTATTTTGTTAACTGGAACAGCAGGCTTCATCGGTTCGAATTTCGCACCGTATTTTTTGGAAAAATATCCGGAGTACAATTTGATCAATCTCGATTTGTTGACCTATGCCGGAGATCTCGCGAACCTGAAGGAATGTGAAGAAAACCCGAGATACAAATTTATCAAAGGGGATATCTGCAACCGTGAGCTGGTCGAGTTTATTTTCAAAGAGTATGACATTCGCGGGATAATACACTTTGCGGCGGAATCCCATGTGGATAATTCCATTAAGAACCCGGGAGTATTTGTAGAGACCAACGTGAACGGTACTTTTACTCTGCTGGATGTGGCGCAAAAACACTGGATGGAAAAACCTTTTAGCTACAAAAAGGGGTACAAAGGGTGCAGGTTTCACCATATCTCCACCGATGAGGTATACGGTACCCTGAATGAGACGGATCTTTTCACCGAAAAGACGCCGTATGCCCCAAATTCCCCTTATTCCGCCTCAAAAGCTTCAAGCGATATGATCGTACGTTCCTATCAGGAGACCTATGGCCTGAATACGGTGATCACGAATTGTTCGAATAATTATGGCCCGAAGCAGCATGATGAGAAGTTGATACCGACGATCATCAGAAAGGCGTTGGCAGGAGAGAGTATTCCTATTTACGGAGATGGAAAAAATATACGGGATTGGCTTTATGTCCTGGATCATTGCAAGGGGATCGATCTGGTCTATCATGCAGGGAAAGAGGGAAATGTCTATAATATTGGAGGACGTAACGAGCGTACCAACCTGCAGATCGCAGATACGATCTGCAGGATACTGGATGAGAAAATACCTGTAAAAAAGAGTTATAAAGAGCTGGTCACTTTTGTGGAAGACAGGGCAGGACATGATAGACGCTATGCTATCGATGCGACCAAAATTGAAAATGAGCTGGGTTGGAAAGCGGACGAGAACTTTGATACGGGGATCATCAAGACTGTTGACTGGTACTTGAAAAAGTACAACGTCCAATAATCCACGGTCCGGGAGAAAGGGTACTATGCCAAAGATAGCAGCAGTCGTCCTTCTCTTCTACCCTTCCGAAGAGGTACTTTCCCATATTGAAACCTACTGTCATGAAGTAATGCATCTCTATCTTGTTGACAATACCGAAGAGCATGCTCTTTCGGTATTTCTGAAAGAGAAACTGCTCTCTTTTCCGAATGTCTCCGTGATCCATCAATATGAGAATATCGGTATCGCCAAGGCATTCAATCTCGCCTTGAAACATGCAAAGAAGGATGGTTACGATTGGCTGCTGACTATGGATCAGGACTCCTATTTCGGCAAAAAAGAGTGGTCGGATTATCTGGCGCATTTTGTATCACTCAGACAGTATGGGAAAGTAGGCGTGATTGCCCCGATGCATAACCGGAAATTTGTAGAGCATTCTGTGGAGACATTGTATGTCAAACAGGAGGCTGTACTGTCGTCCGGAAACCTGCTGCATGTAGAACATGCATTGAATGCCGGTGCCTTCGATGAAGCACTTTTCATAGATGAG
This DNA window, taken from Sulfurovum lithotrophicum, encodes the following:
- a CDS encoding class I SAM-dependent methyltransferase, translated to MNKDDTPEEAEKNVVDYFFRYLYKAPAKVLVVGTGLDLLPKRLMEKGFEYTGISKDKTVIKKSKKRFPDAEFLHTDLKELETETKYDIIIFRESADQGSFSSLFEKAGSLLTEGGEDSGDGYLFREQTKPAQYEKICKYGKKRGFCIKPCRRSFFPDFTRYRIQKISYSYIP
- a CDS encoding glycosyltransferase family 4 protein encodes the protein MVPAIKEKEKGRKKRALIFTSLPLTHVGGIEKVNLQIMNMLQDAGWEVDTRSYYDLDVEKLQKGLSEGNIMVYYDHFLLAGTYDWRSYDLVVTNDSVGGVCHTTEHTKVITLVHAVFAVGFNMLEQNLAQDYNSKVRAYAEAASFRNKDQVISVSKKVQTELKEHFDADSIVINNGFDFDLFLPSGKKELNIRKEHGIPENAIVGLYAGRWSTQEKRPDITLKLAKKFPDIYWVFATDKPVRGSDEMKNVIVLHNIPYEKMPALYEEVDFTMQLSLYEGFSNFAIESIASKVPMISTRTGIIDEVYSGTDMESLLIEQSISRDVILKQAEEKVRKLFEGREFYKKASETLYTSAKKRFSLERWREQMRKVLSI
- a CDS encoding trypsin-like serine peptidase; the protein is MNRYIQGLIAGGICTAIAITSAGAENGVVVHRIQNKTAINLDYAHAIAMPLPLVSGDESTIEFEIASTLSEGEPGVSKGSAGPVENIRAFISKVPESETEESDRDVTPMEFGTTSHPFSTTRVDVYGNKISYRYPYRAAGKLFFKIGSSTYVCSASLIKPGLVVTAAHCVSEFGQNEIFSDFEFIPAYYKGIAPYGKWKASHVTVKESYLDGTDHCAVTGPGVVCENDVAIITLKPVLYQGEATYAGDLTGWLSYGWDGWGYTTFNKFGDNSVVQLTQLGYPVSHDSGRMMQRTDSTGYVSGINASNTIIGSRQTGGSSGGPWIANLGEIATLSGTFVGSDSTSNTVLGVTSWGYTTNGPKEMGASPFTSTNIVELVDGACADTPSACSE
- the cysD gene encoding sulfate adenylyltransferase subunit CysD: MTRERLTHLKQLEAESIHILREVAAEFTNPVMMYSVGKDSSVMLHLAMKAFAPSKLPFPLLHVDTKWKFKEMIEFRDQRAKDLGFDLIVHSNPEGDKMNISPFEHGSKVHTDIMKTEGLKQALNEGGYDAIIGGARRDEEKSRAKERIFSFRDKHHRWDPKNQRPELWNIYNTAIQKGESVRVFPISNWTELDVWQYIYLEGIPIPSLYFAKEQDVVEYEGTKIMVDDERMPEELRKKAKKEMVRFRTLGCYPLTGAINSTATTLPEIIKEMLLSTSSEREGRLIDKDQEGAMELKKIEGYF
- the cysN gene encoding sulfate adenylyltransferase subunit CysN; the encoded protein is MSQENNKIAMDIEGYLKEHENKDMLRFLTCGSVDDGKSTLIGRMLYDSKMIFDDQLSAAEGESKKYGTTGEKIDMALLVDGLQSEREQGITIDVAYRFFATENRKFIIADTPGHEQYTRNMVTGASTADVAIILIDARKGILTQTRRHSFIVNLLGIEHVIVAINKMDLVDFSEEVYNDISKAYGVLADELGIKNTYYIPVSALEGDNVVDKSEKMPWYTGMPLLGLLDSMDISKEQTAENFRLPVQYVNRPNLDFRGFCGTIAAGEVKVGDEITVLPSGKTTKVKSIINAGDITEDNRTATTQFAYAPMAVTITTEDEVDISRGDMIVHTKSLPRVSNSLKVMLVWMDETPMEVGRSYDIKRATSVVSGAFEHINYKVDVNTYEREQVHSLGLNDIASCKMVLTQPIAADAYEMNRLTGSFIVVDRITNNTVGAGMIVGVSRREEDAAKLSEKEYTDAERALNQYIRENFPEWECKVV
- the cysC gene encoding adenylyl-sulfate kinase; amino-acid sequence: MYRETNQRSIVKGISWRVVATTTTILIVYFFFDRLDLAIAAGLIETVLKVALYWGHEKIWQRIHWGKKKIDPFNLWFTGLPLSGKTTIADKVYTELEKLHIPIERIDSKDIRDLIPDIGYTREDRNRHMHRIGFLIQRLQKNSISTVATFVSPYTESRKAIREMVKNNIVIYVKADIETCKSRDYKGVYDRAMKGELKNFSGINDVYEEPQHAEITVDTNKLSADEAAEIIAKYVKKHYVK
- the cysC gene encoding adenylyl-sulfate kinase, translating into MSNENIVWHDHHVTKEERAAIKTQKPCILWFTGLSGSGKSTVANAVESRLLALKKHTYLLDGDNIRMGLNRGLTFSDEDRVENIRRIGEVSKLFVDAGTIVLTAFISPFQKERDAVRALVEKDEFIEIFIDTPIAVCESRDPKGLYEKARKGEIPNFTGISSPYEAPAEAEIHVKTEDQTIAESAEQVIGYLKEKGYINAG
- the cysQ gene encoding 3'(2'),5'-bisphosphate nucleotidase CysQ, whose amino-acid sequence is MLDKIDLNDIQKIAQDAGNTIMEIYNRDFSIEYKDDKSPLTEADTASHEVIMEGLEKYGIPVMSEEGKTITYDERKGWEYYWCVDPIDGTKEFIKKNGEFTVNIALIHKDTPVLGVVYAPALGDMYKAKKGEGAFKNDQKLPLCSNPDQKEKMSVVASKSHLSEETQAFIDALDTRNIEQVSKGSSLKLCMVAEGEADIYPRLAPTMEWDTAAADAVVRESGKMTCQFENDRPVVYNKENLLNPWFVVK
- the rfbA gene encoding glucose-1-phosphate thymidylyltransferase RfbA, with product MKGIILAGGSGTRLYPITKGVSKQLVPIYDKPMIYYPLSVLMLAGIKEVLIISTPQDLPRFEELLGDGSNIGMQFSYMAQPSPDGLAQAFLLGESFIGDDNVCLILGDNIFYGHALTELLKKSIANAEIEDKATVYGYYVSDPERYGVAEFDTRGNVVSLEEKPKYPKSNYAVVGLYFYPNDVVKKAKEVNPSDRGELEITTLNQMYLEEERLRVKLMGRGYAWLDTGTHESLLEASQFIQTIEKRQSLKVACIEEIAYEMGYISKEQLLTLAEPLKKSNYGQYLIQRAQ
- the rfbC gene encoding dTDP-4-dehydrorhamnose 3,5-epimerase, translating into MNFIRTEIEDVVIVEPAIHGDERGYFVETFRQDKLSEFLGYTIDFCQDNESKSSYGVLRGLHYQLPPHAQTKLVRVIQGRVLDVAVDIRKGSPTFGQHVAVELSGENKRQLLVPRGFAHAFIVLADDTIFAYKVDAYYSPECDRGISYADKDLGIEWPMPLEEIKLSEKDTRQPELYETDDLFEYGVNYYA